The Chryseobacterium sp. JV274 sequence AGCTATCCGAAAACAGAACAATGACGACCGTAGAATTTATACAAAAACAGCTCAATATTTCTGAGAAGAGCATCAACAATACTTTACAATTATTAGCAGAAGACTGCACTATTCCTTTTATTTCGCGTTACCGAAAAGACAAAACCGGAAATCTTGATGAAATACAGATCGAACAGATCTCAAAGATCAGTAAGCAGTTTGAAGACATTGTCAAGAGAAAAGAGTCTATCTTAAAATCTATAGAAGAGCAGAATGCTTTAGCCCCTGAGCTTCAACAGAGAATTGAAGACAGCTTTGATATTCAGGAGCTGGAAGACCTTTATCTGCCTTTCAAAAAACGTAAAAAAACAAAAGCTGATACCGCCAAGGAAAAAGGATTGGAACCTTTGGCAAGGATCATTATGAGTCAGAAAAATAATGACATTCAGTTTCTGGCTTCAAAATATCTGAATGATGAAGTTTCCTCTGAAGAAGAAGCGCTTCAGGGGGCAAGAGACATCATGGCAGAATGGATCAACGAAAATATGTATGTCCGCAAGAATCTCCGCAGACTCTTTCAGCGTAAGGCGGTTGTTACCTCCAAAGTTGTAAAAGCTAAAAAAGAGGAGGAAGACGCCCAAAAATTCTCCCAATATTTCGAATGGGAAGAAAGTCTCAGCAGAACACCTTCTCACAGACTTCTGGCGATGTTAAGAGCAGAAGCTGAAGGTTTTGTAAAAACGAATGTAGGGATAGATAAGGAAGAAGCCATCGATTTTATTGAGAAAGCTATTATCAAATCCAATAATGAAAGTTCAGAACAAATTGCTATAGCGATAAAAGACAGCTATAAAAGACTTCTGGAACCTGCTATCTCCAATGAAGCTCTACAGGAAGCCAAAGAAAAAGCAGATAAAAAAGCGATTGAGATTTTCTCTGAAAACTTAAGCCAACTTCTACTGGCTCCTCCTTTGGGGGAGAAAAGAATTCTGGCAATAGATCCGGGATACCGAAGCGGATGCAAAGTAGTGTGCCTGGATGAAAAAGGAGACTTACTGCACAATGAAACTCTTTACCCTCACGCTCCACAGAATGAAAGCGGGATGGCTATGAAAAAGATCCGTTCTATGGTGAATGCTTATAATATTGAAGCGATCTCCATTGGTAACGGAACGGCAAGCCGGGAAACAGAATTTTTCATTAAAAAGATTGCTTTCGATAAGCCGTTGCAGGTTTTTGTAGTTTCAGAAGCCGGAGCATCAGTGTATTCTGCCAGTAAAATTGCAAGGGAAGAGTTTCCAACATATGATGTAACAGTGCGTGGAGCCGTTTCCATCGGAAGAAGACTTTCTGATCCGCTGGCTGAATTGGTAAAGATTGATGCCAAATCTATTGGGGTTGGACAATACCAACACGATGTAGATCAGACTCAACTGAAAAATGAACTGGATTCTACAGTGATGAAATGTGTAAATTCTGTGGGAATTAATTTAAATACAGCAAGTAAATCGCTTTTAAGCTATGTTTCCGGAATTGGAGAAAAAATGGCTGAAAACATTGTCAATTATCGTGCTGAAAACGGAGCATTTGAAGACAGAAAACAGCTTAAAAAAGTTCCTAGACTTGGAGAAAAAGCCTTCCAGCAAGCAGCCGCATTTGTAAGAATTGCGAATGCCAAAAACCCACTGGATAATTCCGCTGTACATCCTGAAGCTTATGGGATTGTAGAAAAAATAGCCAAAGACTTAGGCATTAAAACTGATGAGCTGATTGCCAATAAAGAAAAAATAGCTCTGGTAAAACCGGAAAGCTATATCACAGGAGAAATCGGGATCTTAGGAATCAAGGATATTTTAAAAGAGCTTGAAAAGCCGGGTCTGGATCCAAGAAAAGCTGCCAAAGTATTTGAGTTTGATCCTACAGTTAAAAGCATTAAAGACTTAAAAACAGGCATGATTCTCCCCGGAATTGTCAATAATATTACGGCTTTTGGATGTTTTGTGGATCTTGGAATAAAAGAAAGCGGATTGGTTCATATTTCCCAGTTGAAAGACGGCTTTGTATCGGATGTCAATGAAGTAGTAAAACTTCACCAGCATGTACGTGTAAAGGTAACAGAAGTAGATGAGGCGAGAAAAAGAGTGCAGCTGAGCATGATTTTGTAATTTTCGGCTGTAAATTAAAGTATAAACCACAAAATATTTATTTTGAACACAAAGAATTTAATTTTCGATCTTGACGGAACATTATGGGATTCCAGAGCGACAATCATTAAAATATGGAATGAAGTTTTAGGCAGGCATCAATTGATCCAAAGAGAACTTAAACCTGAAGATATGGATCAATATATGGGATTATTGGCTCATGATATTGTAAAAGATATTATTCCGGGCATTTCAGATCTGCAAGCTCAGGAGCTTCTCTCTGAAATTGTTGCCAAAGAAAATGAAATACTGCACATACAAGGAGGAATTTTATATGAGGGCGTAGAAAATACTTTGAGAAACCTGGCTAACACCCACTCTCTGTTTATCGTAAGCAACTGCCAGAACGGCTATATTGAATCATTTTTAGACTATTATCAGTTCAATAATCTATTCGTTGATTTTGAATCTCATGGACGGACGCAAAAACCAAAATCTGAAAATATACAGCTCCTCATGGAAAGAAATCATTTAACCCTTGAAGATTCCATATATATTGGTGATACCCAAACTGATTATGATTCCGCACTGACAAATGGATTACCGTTTATTTTCTGCAAATACGGATTCGGAAAGCTGACTGATTCACTTTATGAACCATCAATTCTTACGTTTTCGGACTTAATACCCCATATTTCCGATAGTACAAAATAATGAAATTTCATACAATTAAAAAGGCTGCCCATTGAGGCAGCCTTTACTTTTTATATAGTAGAAAATTTTTATTTATAATCCTTAGAACTTCTTCTAGGCTCTTTTACTTCCGGCCATTTTACCGTTTCCCCTTTATCATCCTGAGGCATTACCCTCTTTTCCCTGTTGCTGAATTCAGGATCTTCGGAAGCCATATAAGCTAATGCTGCAGTTAAAATCACATTATTTTTCACCTCATCGAAAACAATTTTGTCATACGTATCTTTCGTTGTATGCCAGGTGTACCCGAAGTAACCCCAGTTCAGAGAGCCCAAGGAAATACCGGGAACTCCTGCTGCTACAAATGAAGCATGATCAGAACCTCCTCCACCAGGCATTCCAGGAAAATCCGTTTTAATATGATTTCTTACCGCTTTTGGAACCCCATCCAGCCATCTTCCTACATAGTCATAAGCTTTTACAAACCCCTGACCGCTGATATTGACAACACGTCCGGTCCCGTTATCCTGATTAAACGCAGCCTGCACTCCTTTAATAATCTGAGGATTATCCGCCACAAAACCTCTTGAACCGTTTAATCCCTGCTCTTCGCTTCCCCAAAGTCCGATGACGATAGTTCTCTTGTTATTAGGATAATATTTTTTCAGAATTCTCATGGTTTCCAGCATGGTGATTGTTCCTGTTCCATTATCTGTAGCGCCCTGAGCTCCATCCCACGAATCAAGGTGAGCAGAAAGAATAATGTATTCATCAGGTTTTTCTTTTCCTTTGATCATTCCGATTGTATTAAAGCTTTTGGCTTCAGGAAGTATTTTAGACTGGGCATCAATTTTTATTTTAGGCTGAGTGCCCTTTTCTGCCATCCTGTAAAGCATTCCGTAATCTTCCACATCAATATCAATCATTGGAATTTTGGATGTTTTGGCACCAAAAATTCTGTTAGCCCCCATGATTCCTGTCCAGTTTGAAATAGCAATTCCTGCCGCCCCTGCTTTCTCCAACGCTTCTGGAAGGCTGTTATTGTCATATCCGATATTCTTCACATAAGCAGTAAAATCTTTAGCCACCTGTTCTTTCTCTGCTTTAAGTTTTTCATACAATTCCGGTGTAGCAAATTCTTTGATCTGCTCATCAGAACGTCCGATTTTCTGGTATTGTGCCATCAGTACTATTTTTCCTTTTGCAGAAGGAAGCCATTGCTCAAATTCTGCTTTGGAAGATACTTTTGGAAGAATAATAACTTCTGCCTCAATTGCTTTTTTAGTAGCCGGGCTCCATGCAAGCTGTGTAGCAGCCAGAGATTTTACACGCGGATATGTCATATCAACATGAGTAGTACCTCTCTGCCATCCTTTCCATGTTCCAAACTGCTGAAGATTGGCATCTACTCCCCATGAACGAAGCTTATTGGCACTCCACTCATTTGCTGCCAGCATTTCGGGAGTTCCTACAAGACGCGGTCCGATCCCGTCAAGCAGTTCAGATGCCAGGTTTTCCAGCTGGGAATTATTATTTACTTCATCTACAAAACTTTTTACGATAGGGTTTAGCCTTTCTTTTGGGTCCACCTTTACCTGAGCCCAGGAAAACTGGGCAGCCAGCACTACTGCAGGCACTGCAAAAAATCTATTTATCCTCATAATATATATTGATTGGTTTAAAGATAAAGGAAATTAGGGAGATGATGAAAAAATAAGCCTAAAAAAGAGGTTTTCTAATGATATTATCTATATTTTCACATGAAAATAATAACAAAAATCCACTGAAAATTATAATTTATAAAAAACTATCAATATGACAGCTTTAATGATGTTTGGATTAAAATTAGTTAGTCGCGTAAATATATATATTCAGAAGTGTAAGGAAAGCAAGAGTTATGCTTAAAATATTTAATGGTGAATATTGAATAACAGCAAAACCTCATAAACTGGGAGTTTTAACCCTATTTCAAATTCAAAACGTATTGTATTGAGGGGATAAAAAAAGCCGGCTTCAAAAGCCGGCTAAAAGTAAATTATTTTTTAGCTTCTTCTACAGAAACTTTTCTGAAGTCTTTGAACAGTTTGCTTAGTTCTAAAGCTGCTTTACGAGCTCTTGTACCAGCTGCTTTGTTACCTTTTTCTGCTTGTTGGTTTGCCTCAGTTGTGAACGCTTCAAATTCTGCGTTGATTTTTTCAATTAGTTCTTTCATTTATTTAAAAATTTAGGCTGCAAATATAGGTTTTATGGCGATTCCAGCCTAGCTGGAGTGAAAAAAGTTTAAGCTAAATGGCTAAAATATTCACTTCCACCTCTATAAAAGTGCATTTTTGGATGGTTTAACACCTGAAAACGATCATAGAACACGATTACAACCCTTATCTGAGGACTTCTGAAAGGAATTTTATTTCGCTTATTTTTTCATTATTTGGGTTTCTAAATCTTCATTTTTAGATCTTTTACTTTGAATAAAGTTCTTATGTTGCAAGAAACAATTCCCGAGCCTTTTCACCTGCTTTCTGTAATAAAATAATACTTTCAGAAGTAATCCGCTCTGCAAAAACAATCCGGAAATGAAATTGATATTTATCTGTAAAAGAAAAAGTGTTCCCGGGAGTAAATAAAATCTGGTGCTTTTCACAGTATTCATAGAACTTTTCCATATCTGTGTTCTCCGGAAGCCGCCCCCAAATAGTGTATCCGCCCTGAGGTCTGTGAAAATAAGAACCTTCGGGGAAGGAATTTCTTAAAGCATCCAACACCTGAATAGCCTGCTGGTTGAGCTTTTTCCGGAATGAACGCAAATGTCTTTCATAACTGCTTCCTTGCAGCAGTTTTAAAACCAGTTCCTGATAAATGGGTGAAACCGTCCGCCCTAATGTAAACCTGACTCTTTCGGATTTTGCATAAAAATTTCCAGCATAAAGCCAGCCTAAACGTATTCCCGGTGCCAATGTTTTTGAAAATGATGAATAGGTCATCACGCTTCCGTTTTTATCCAAGCTTTTTATAGAGTGGGGTCTTTGTTCATCGAAATAAAGATCGGAATACATATCATTTTCAATGATACACAACTGATGAGTTTTTGCAATACCAAGAATTTCTTTTTTTGTTTCGTCATCCATCATCATTCCTGTTGGATTATGAAAATTCGGAGTTATAACAAGAGCGCGGATGTTATTTTCCTGACAGACTGTTCTAAAATATTCCGTATCAAAACCGCTTCTGTAGTGTATGGGAATCTCTATCACTTTCAGTTCCAGATGAGCAATTACTTCCAGTACGGAAAACAGACACGGACTGTCAACAGCGACCACATCTCCAGCTTTGGTGACCGATTTCAAAGCGATTGTGAGTGCCTGTAGTGCACCGTCTGTAATGATTATTTCATCAGGATTTAAAGTACTGCCGTAAGTTCCCATTTGTTTTGCAATCTGTTTCCTTAATGTTTCCAGGCCATTTGACGGGTAATACCTGAGCAACGATGCTCCTTTTTCACGAATCACTTCCTGCATCGTTCTGAGGATGAGTTTCTGCGGAATCAGCAAATCTCCGGGAACAGCTGTGTTGAAAGAACTGGATTCCGAGGTCCTTTTGGAAGTCAGCATCATACTTTTCATAAATTCTGCATCTCTTACTACAACAGGCAGTTTTGTTCTGATTTCCGGAATATTCTCTTCCTGAATTTCTGCAACAAAATATCCTGACCTTGGATAGCTCCTGATTAAACCTTTAATCATAAGGTATTCAAAACCACTTTGTACAGAGCTTGTACTAAGCTTATATTTTTCTTTAATTTCCCGAACAGAAGGAAGCCTGTCTTTTTCCTGCAAAATCCCACTGTGGATTTGCTTCTCAATGACTGCTGTAAAAATTTCGTACTTATAAGATTTCGCCATAACACATCAACTGTACTGAACAAATTTACAAAAATACATTTCTGTACCGATGATATTTTAGCGAACTGTATCCTTTTTGAACAGATTAATCTTATAATTTTGAATAAAAAAGATCCCATGGATATCATTTCAAAATTTACAGTAGGTTCTGAAGAGGGAATTTCTGATCTTATAACCATTATTGATTCTTCCGTTTATACACTGCATAAAGACTTTGTAAGTGAGGAAAACATTAAAAAATATATTCACAATGAAATAGATCCGAGAAAGATGATCAACGACCTGAATGATCTTTCCAATCAGCTGATCATGACGTATGCAGATCAAAAACCTGTCGGATACAGCATTATAAAAAGTGGTTCTCTGCATCCTGGCATACCGGATGGCAAAAGAGCAACAGAAATCAGTTTTGTGATTCTTTCAGCGTTTGATTTTCCTGAAACAAGGCAGTCACTTTGGAAAAAATGCAGATCAGCTGTGAGCTTCACAGATATCCTTTGGATTAATATGCTTGATCATAATCCGCTTTCGGAATTTTTAAAAGAGTCTGGGTTTGTACCTACTATCAGTTCGAAAGCTGGTCCATTTCAGCTTCCATCACATATTTTGGAACTGGAGATTAATAAAGGCTAGTACAATCTTTTTTAACCACTGATTTTACAGATTTTGCGTATATTTTATAGCGCTTACGTATATCTCATCATCAATAGATCTTTTTTATATTGATGATATTGAGGAAGGCTATTATTCTTATTTTTATTATCTCACTTAAAATAATTTTAAATGAGTAATAGTTTGCCTATCTTTGATTTTTATAATTTTTTACTTATGAGTGATCAGCTGGAAACCATAGAGGATTATTACAAACGTATCCGTAAGAACCAGATCAAGATGTTTGATTCTGAGGATTTTGAAATGGGTAAATCCCACTTCAACATTTCGATGCGGAAGTACTGCAGTTTTAAGAGTCCTTACAACCGCCGTGATTATTATAAAATCAGCTTTATCATTGGAAAAGGAACCATTCATTATGGCACCCATCAGCTGTATATTGACCGTCCGGCACTATTCTTTCCTTCTCCAAGCATTCCCTACTCCTGGGAGTGTGACAGCGATCTCCAAGAAGGGTATTTCTGTCTGTTCAATCAAGAATTTTTTAATGGAAATTCAGAATTTAATCTGTTCAAAAAGACTTCAATGTTCAAAGAATGGAGCAAGCCGGTAGTTTTTCTGACCGAAGAGCAGACCCAGCTGGCCACCCTCTATTTTGATCAGATTTACAAAATGAATAATTCGGCCTATCCTTTCCGTTGCAGCAGTATCAAAAGCAACCTGGCTTCTGTTATGCATTTGGCATTGGAAAACCGCATGGAAGACATCAATCCTAATGAACTTCCTGCAAACGTGCGTTTATACAGATTATTTGATGAACTCCTCAACAAGCAGTTTCCTTTGGACTCCCCTGCTTATCCGCTTGCGTTAAAAACTCCTTCGGACTTCGCTGATCATCTTAATGTGCATGTCAATCATCTGAATTCCTCGGTGAAATCTGTAACTCATCTTACTACAACACAGATTATTAAAGAAAAGATGTTTGAAGAGTCTAAAAACCTGCTGAAGTATACCAATTGGGATATCGCTCAAATTGGCTATACATTAGGTTTTGATCAGCCTGCTCATTTTAATAACTTTTTTAAAAAACATGCCCGGACTTCACCATTAAAATTTAAGAATTTATCCTAATATTTGATTTTTGTAATTTTTACTTTGTCTTTTAAAATTCACTTTCATATTTCTTGACTTATTTTTGCATAGTAAAAAATGAATGAACATGTTGAGAGAAGCATCTGAAAAAAGAATCAGATTAATTACCATTATGGCTTTCGTGTCTATACCGCTTTCGGGGTTTGTCACGGATATATATTTACCATCGTTCCCTTCTATGGCCAAAGAAATGATGGTTTCAGAAAAAGATATCCAGATCACTCTGACCTCATATCTGCTGAGCTACGGAATTTCTCAATTGTTTGTAGGAGGAATTCTGGACAGTATCGGCCGTTACCGTCCGAAATTGATTGCATTGTTCTTATTGATCCTGACGAGTATTTTAATTACGATGACCAACAGTATTTTACTGATCTGTCTGCTTCGTATTCTTCAGGGTGCGGCAGTTTCGGTTCTTGTTGTGGCAACGCGTGCTATTTTTGTAGATATTTATGATGCAGAGAGGGTAAAACATTATTTGAGTTACTTTACGATTGTCTGGTCATGCGGTCCTATTCTGGCTCCGTTCCTCGGAGGTTATCTTGAGAAAATTTTTAACTGGCATGCTAACTTTTATTTTCTGGCTGCCTATGCCGGATTTTTGTTCTTGTTTGAGTGGTTCTTTAGTGAAGAAAGCCTTCCTCAGAAAAAGAAACTGGATCTTTCGGAGAATATCAGTCTTTACAAAATGATGCTTAAAAACAGGATTTTCATGCTGGGAATTTTCATTTTGGGATTGAGCTACTCTATTGTTATGTTATTTAATATTACCGGACCGTTTATTATTGAAAATACCTTCCATTTTACACCCGTAGTTATCGGATACTGTACATTAATCCTGGGGTTCTCATGGATGATTGGAGGTTTTATCGGGAAGCGTAGACTGACCCTTGATTTCAAACCAAGAATACTACAGCCTATCCTGCTTCAGCTTATCCTGATTGCAGGGCTGATTATCACGAGCTATTTTGCAGAAAGCCTTTTCATTATGATTCCTTTTGCCTTTTTTATTCACATCTGTTCCGGAATTTTATTTACCTCCTTTTTTACGACAAGTATGCTTTACTTTCCTAAAAATGCAGGAACAGCTGGCGGATTGATGGGTGGATTGGTATATGTAATCACTTCAATAACGAGTTTTATCATTTCGGTAAGTGGAACTGTTAATGAACAAAAAGACCTTTCCTGGCGTTATCTGATCATCGCATGTTTCCTTTTCGGAATCATCATTATCATGAATAAAGCCGTAAAAAAAGAAAAAGCAGGGATTTAATCTCTGCTTTTTTACTTCTATTTTATACTTTCCAGATATTCTTTTAATATAATTGCATGGCAATGTTCTTCATCTTTTGCGGCATACAGAAGTGTAATTTTTTCCTGATCTTTATGGCGTTTCAGAAAGTCTTTGCCAAGATCAGCTTCATGGAGTTCTTTCCTATATTTTTCCGAAAATTTTGTCCATAATTCAACTGAATGATGAAACCATAGTCTTAACTCTGTTGATGGTGCCAGATCTTTCTCCCACTCATTGAGATCGGCATTTTCTTTAGAAAGTCCTCTTGGCCACAAACGGTCTACCAATACACGATAGTCATCGTTTGGAGATGGAATTTCATATACTCTTTTTAACGCAATTACAGACATTATTCTTGTTTTTAAAAACTTCTAAGTTATCAGACTACAAAATTTGTTCCTGCGCGCCTGTTTTCCTATTTCTTATCTCTTGCTGTAGAATACTTTATTTTCAATTAGTTTTAATTAAAACTAATTTTTCGTATATTTGTTAGGGTAAGCAGTGATGAAATTCTTTCAGACCACCTCTTACCTTGCCATATCATTATTATACAACATGCCTGAAAAACAAAACAATATATCAGAACTGGCTCTGGAGCTTGGCCTGGCAATGAGTGAAATGAAAAGCCGGCTTCGACAGAAGATTCAGACCACGATTAATGAATATGATCCGGATCTTTCTTTTGAACTTATTGAAATTCTGGGCCTGCTTTCACGTAATAATGGTATCAACCAGCAGGAAATAGGAAATAAAGTAAGCAAAGACAAATCAAGCATTACTTATCTCATCAACAGCCTTGTAAAACGTGATCTTGTTGAGCGGATTGCTGATAAAAATGACAGAAGAAATAAACAGGTCTTTTTGACTCCGAAAGGTCAACAGATTATAGAAACCGTTTATCCGTGGGCATTGGATCTTTACAAAAAAGCGGCTGGAGATATTGATACGGAAGAGATTTACAAAGCGCTGCTTCTTGTAAAAAAAATGACAGCAAACCTGGAAGAATCAGGACCAAAACATAATACAATATGAGAACAATCCTTGTACCCGTTGATTTTACATCAACTACGGAAAATGCAGTAAGAGTTGCCGCAGATTGGGCAAAAACCTACGAATATCAAAACATTATCTTACTCAAAACAGCAGGAGAATCTGAGTTTGATTATCTGCATATTGCAGAAGGACATTCATTTGTGAATGAAGAAAATGTCAATAATTTACTGCAAAGGACAGAATCACTATTTGATCAGTTAAGCAGTATTATTACAGAAAAGTCACCTGAAATTAAAGTTTCCAGGATATTAAGCGACTGGGCTCTTACCAGAAGCATCAATGAACTTTTAAAAAACCAGCCTTCTGTAGAGCTGATTATCCTGGGAAGTGACGACCAGACTTCTTCTACTGAGAGCTTTGTTTCCGAGAATATTATCAGCATTGCAAGAACGAGTCCTGTGAAGACCTTAATTGTTCCCAACAGCTATCACTACACTCCTATCAAAAATATATTTATTCCTTGTGATATAAAGGGAATTAAAAGATTAGAAAGATTGTTTCATCACAAATCTGTTATCCACAAACAGGATGTACGTCTGATGTTTTTGAATATCAATACCAATGAGAAAGAGGATGAGGACAAAAAAAGAGAGCTGGAAGAGTATATTCGTGAACGTTTAACGGAGATTCCAAGCAGTATTCATTATTCTCATGATGAAAATGTTATTAAGGGAATTCTGTCCTTTGCAGCCTCTAATGAAGCGGATCTTATTATAGCTTTGCCAGGTCAGCATAGCTTTCTGTATTATCTGGCAAGCAGAAGTATTTCTGAGGGAATCTACCAGAACACCCATCAGCCCGTACTTATTTTAAAATAATAAGGTTTTTAAAAATGAATGCGTAAAAGCTAATAATAAATTTTAGTACTTTCAATTTTAACAAGTTCCTGTTCCTGCATTTTCTTGACATACCTGATCACCGTTTCTACCCGAAGACCGGTTAAGGTAGCTATTTGCTGTCTGGTATAAGGAATCAGAAAGGAATAGGTTTCTTCGAATCCGAAATAATTTTTAATATGATCAAAAAGCTTTGTAAGCTTCACAATAGGATCTGAAATAGCAAGAAAGCTGGAAATCATAAATCTGAAATGCATTCTGGCAGCCATATATTTATTAATCTCCAGCATTAAATCCGGTTTTTCCAACAGTATCTGCAGAAATTTTGCTTTGGAAATCTTAATAATCTCACACTCAGTAATGGCAATAGCATTGATTGCATAATAATGATCTGTAAATAAATAGCTTTCACCAATGCAGTGTCCATCAAAAGGGAATCCATGAACAAATTCTTTTCCGTCTTCTAAAAAAGTATTCAGTTTCACAGTACCATACCTGATCTGGAAATAATATTTAGCTACAGTTCCTTCTTTAAAAATAATATCTGCCGCATCATATTTTTCCAGAATGGCTCCCCGGGAAAATAATAAGTCTTCATATATAATCATCTTGCCATTATTAATTTGAGTAAAAATACTTAAAGTATAAGCAATGTTGCAACTGATCAAATACCAAAGAAAAAATGATTTTTGACATCAACACTACTCTTTTTTATTATGCTG is a genomic window containing:
- a CDS encoding Crp/Fnr family transcriptional regulator → MIIYEDLLFSRGAILEKYDAADIIFKEGTVAKYYFQIRYGTVKLNTFLEDGKEFVHGFPFDGHCIGESYLFTDHYYAINAIAITECEIIKISKAKFLQILLEKPDLMLEINKYMAARMHFRFMISSFLAISDPIVKLTKLFDHIKNYFGFEETYSFLIPYTRQQIATLTGLRVETVIRYVKKMQEQELVKIESTKIYY
- a CDS encoding universal stress protein, translated to MRTILVPVDFTSTTENAVRVAADWAKTYEYQNIILLKTAGESEFDYLHIAEGHSFVNEENVNNLLQRTESLFDQLSSIITEKSPEIKVSRILSDWALTRSINELLKNQPSVELIILGSDDQTSSTESFVSENIISIARTSPVKTLIVPNSYHYTPIKNIFIPCDIKGIKRLERLFHHKSVIHKQDVRLMFLNINTNEKEDEDKKRELEEYIRERLTEIPSSIHYSHDENVIKGILSFAASNEADLIIALPGQHSFLYYLASRSISEGIYQNTHQPVLILK